The following proteins come from a genomic window of Hymenobacter canadensis:
- a CDS encoding carboxypeptidase regulatory-like domain-containing protein, with protein sequence MRLSLLPFLVTLLTVVSPITSARAQAVVASNARYVADGTGSTGLSGKAAKAAPQEMMVLTGKITNPAGVLPGAVVILENTKQMAVTNAEGEFEFVVPATAQALEARVTYAGFADEKMTLNSAAGSTASLTNAQVIVVSRRFQLKTYQKFARREVKRDLKQVRR encoded by the coding sequence ATGCGCTTGTCTCTGCTGCCGTTTCTCGTTACGTTGCTCACTGTCGTTTCCCCTATCACCAGTGCGCGTGCGCAGGCGGTAGTGGCCAGCAATGCCCGCTACGTGGCCGATGGCACAGGCAGCACCGGACTATCGGGCAAAGCGGCCAAGGCTGCTCCTCAGGAGATGATGGTGCTGACCGGCAAGATCACCAACCCGGCCGGCGTGCTGCCCGGGGCGGTTGTGATTCTGGAAAACACCAAGCAAATGGCCGTCACCAATGCCGAGGGCGAGTTTGAGTTTGTGGTGCCAGCCACGGCCCAGGCCCTGGAGGCGCGCGTAACGTATGCAGGCTTCGCCGATGAGAAAATGACGCTCAACTCGGCGGCCGGCTCCACGGCCAGCCTCACCAACGCGCAGGTGATTGTGGTGTCGCGCCGGTTTCAGCTGAAAACGTACCAGAAGTTTGCCCGCCGCGAAGTGAAGCGCGACCTGAAGCAGGTGCGCCGCTAA
- a CDS encoding ABC transporter permease/M1 family aminopeptidase, which produces MFLPILLFELKYRLRRPATWIYFGLLALMAGLLVAASGGAFGGGVSIALGGDGQVVKINSPYSLTLIISVLSVFGIIIASSLMGNPVYRDFEYQAHPLFYTKPISKWGYLGGRFLGSYLIAVLVFSGILVGAAIGAVLPGVEPDRFLAVAPAGSYVWPFVLIVLPNLLFTGAIFFTMATLTRNILSTYIGAVALLIGYLISSAYTSDLKNEYLAAALDAFGLGAQFFTTRYWTAAEKNTQLLPLDSFMLLNRAVWLAIGFGLLALCYVRFRFASLASEKVSKKTRKASAAAPEAALAPAGATLRLPAVHQDFSGAMHLRQWWSLTKLEFRGIVRNRYFAALVGAGVIFLLAMVSQVGKTFDTTTYPVTHEVLTLASGSFFLFFLAIIIFYSGELVWREREARVAQIADAVPVPSWVPFLSKLAALGLVQVVLLLMVMVVGLLIQTVKGYFHYEIGLYIQALFLYQLPYLLLICVLAMLTQVVVNNKYLGFFVVVLYYVANIFRSDIGLGHRLLAYGGGPGPGPYSDMNGYGHFLPAFWWSKLLWAGVALLFVLLGNLLWVRGTDAGNRLREARRRWGVGSTATLAAGLLISMGAGAFIFYNTNVLNQYRTAKQNEQLQLRYEQLYRRLKDVRQPRIVAVSVNTDIFPGTRAVHFEGRYMLVNKHSQPLDTVLVSLPAELNPRVRAITLGAPGQATLALQDTTFQLRLYRLARPLAPGDSLPLTFRLAYQERGFPNSDSNTDIVYNGTFVSSQYLPGLGYREDAELSSDKDRKTYGLQPKPRMARVDDLKARQNTYINNDADWIRFETTVSTDADQTAMAPGYLQKEWTKDGRRYFHYKMDRPMLNFYTFLSARYQKYTDKWVDTAGGRTLPIEIYYQPGHEYNLKRMAAGAKEALSYCSANFSPYQHLQLRILEFPRYQSFAQSFANTVPFSESIGFIAKVDENDPESLDYPFYVTAHEVAHQWWAHQVIGGNVQGSTLMAEAMAEYSALMVARKRYGVSTMERWMKIDMNRYLGGRAVERKKEVPLALVENQTYIHYGKGSVTMYALQDYLGEAKLNGALKQYVQAVAYQQPPYTNSPEFVGYLRRAAPDSLQNLLTDLFDRITLYDNRVTDATAKKLPDGRYQVNLTVQSAKLYADSLGNQRPAPLRDYLPVAVFPEPGKDKKPAAPLVLEKRRFVAGRNQLQFIVNKKPASVALDPYHELVDRDLEDNKKDVKL; this is translated from the coding sequence ATGTTTTTACCAATACTTCTTTTTGAGCTGAAATACCGGCTGCGGCGTCCCGCAACCTGGATTTACTTCGGGCTGCTGGCCCTGATGGCGGGGCTGCTGGTGGCGGCTTCGGGCGGCGCTTTTGGCGGCGGCGTCAGCATCGCGCTTGGCGGCGACGGGCAGGTGGTAAAAATCAACTCGCCCTACTCATTGACCCTCATCATCAGCGTGCTGAGCGTGTTCGGGATTATCATTGCCTCGTCGCTGATGGGCAACCCCGTGTACCGCGACTTCGAGTACCAGGCGCACCCGCTGTTCTACACCAAGCCCATCAGCAAGTGGGGCTACCTGGGCGGGCGGTTTCTGGGTTCCTACCTGATTGCGGTGCTGGTGTTCAGCGGCATTCTGGTGGGCGCGGCCATCGGGGCGGTGCTACCCGGCGTGGAGCCCGACCGGTTTCTGGCCGTGGCGCCGGCCGGCAGCTACGTGTGGCCCTTTGTGCTGATTGTGCTGCCCAACCTGCTGTTTACGGGGGCCATCTTCTTTACCATGGCCACGCTCACGCGCAACATCCTGAGCACCTACATCGGGGCCGTGGCGCTGCTCATCGGCTACCTGATTTCCAGCGCCTACACCTCCGACCTCAAAAACGAATACCTCGCCGCCGCCCTCGACGCCTTCGGGCTGGGCGCTCAGTTCTTCACGACCCGCTACTGGACGGCTGCCGAGAAAAACACCCAGTTGCTGCCGCTCGACTCGTTTATGCTGCTCAACCGCGCCGTGTGGCTGGCCATCGGGTTCGGGCTGCTGGCGCTCTGCTACGTGCGGTTCCGGTTTGCCAGCCTGGCCTCCGAGAAGGTGTCGAAGAAGACCCGCAAAGCCTCCGCTGCCGCGCCCGAAGCGGCGCTGGCCCCGGCCGGCGCCACGCTGCGCCTGCCCGCTGTGCACCAGGATTTCAGCGGTGCCATGCACCTGCGCCAGTGGTGGAGCCTCACTAAGCTGGAGTTTCGCGGCATCGTGCGCAACCGCTACTTCGCGGCGCTGGTGGGCGCGGGCGTCATCTTTCTGCTGGCCATGGTGTCGCAGGTGGGCAAAACGTTCGACACCACCACCTACCCCGTCACGCACGAAGTGCTGACGCTGGCCAGCGGCTCGTTTTTCCTGTTTTTCCTGGCCATTATCATCTTCTACTCCGGTGAGCTGGTGTGGCGCGAGCGGGAAGCCCGCGTGGCCCAGATTGCCGACGCCGTGCCGGTGCCCTCATGGGTGCCGTTTCTGAGCAAGCTGGCCGCCCTGGGGCTGGTGCAGGTGGTGCTGCTGCTGATGGTGATGGTAGTGGGTTTGCTGATACAGACAGTGAAGGGCTACTTCCACTACGAAATCGGGCTCTACATCCAGGCGCTGTTTCTGTACCAGCTGCCGTATCTGCTGCTGATCTGCGTGCTGGCCATGCTCACGCAGGTGGTGGTCAACAATAAGTACCTGGGCTTTTTCGTGGTGGTGCTCTACTATGTGGCCAACATCTTCCGCTCCGACATCGGCCTGGGCCACCGCCTGCTGGCCTACGGCGGCGGCCCCGGCCCCGGCCCCTACTCCGACATGAACGGCTATGGCCACTTCCTGCCGGCCTTCTGGTGGAGCAAGCTGCTGTGGGCGGGCGTGGCTCTGCTGTTTGTGCTGCTCGGCAACCTGCTCTGGGTGCGCGGCACCGACGCCGGCAACCGCCTACGGGAAGCCCGCCGCCGCTGGGGCGTGGGCAGCACCGCCACCCTGGCCGCTGGCCTGCTCATCAGCATGGGCGCGGGCGCATTTATCTTCTACAACACCAACGTGCTCAACCAGTACCGCACGGCCAAGCAGAACGAGCAGCTGCAGCTGCGCTACGAGCAGCTCTACCGCCGCCTCAAAGACGTGCGCCAGCCGCGCATCGTGGCCGTGAGCGTGAACACCGACATCTTCCCCGGCACCCGCGCCGTGCACTTCGAGGGCCGCTATATGCTGGTGAATAAGCACAGCCAGCCTCTTGATACAGTGCTGGTGAGTTTGCCCGCCGAGCTGAACCCGCGCGTGCGGGCCATCACCCTGGGCGCCCCCGGCCAGGCCACGCTGGCCCTGCAGGATACCACGTTCCAGCTGCGCCTCTACCGCCTGGCCCGGCCCCTGGCCCCCGGCGACTCGCTGCCGCTCACGTTCCGCCTCGCGTACCAGGAGCGCGGCTTCCCCAACTCGGATTCCAACACCGACATCGTCTACAACGGCACGTTCGTCAGCAGCCAGTACCTGCCGGGCCTGGGCTACCGCGAAGACGCCGAGCTCAGCAGTGACAAGGACCGCAAAACCTACGGCCTGCAGCCCAAGCCCCGCATGGCCCGCGTCGACGACCTGAAGGCCCGCCAGAACACCTACATCAACAACGACGCCGACTGGATTCGGTTTGAAACCACCGTCAGCACCGACGCCGACCAGACGGCCATGGCCCCCGGCTACCTGCAGAAGGAATGGACCAAAGACGGCCGCCGCTACTTCCACTACAAGATGGACCGGCCCATGCTCAACTTCTACACCTTCCTGTCGGCGCGCTACCAGAAGTACACCGACAAGTGGGTGGACACGGCCGGCGGGCGCACCTTGCCCATTGAAATCTACTACCAGCCCGGCCACGAGTACAACCTGAAGCGCATGGCCGCCGGCGCCAAAGAGGCCCTGAGCTACTGCTCGGCCAACTTCTCGCCCTACCAGCACCTGCAGCTGCGCATCCTGGAGTTTCCGCGCTACCAGAGCTTTGCGCAGAGCTTTGCCAACACGGTGCCGTTTTCGGAAAGCATTGGCTTCATTGCCAAGGTGGATGAAAACGACCCCGAAAGCCTCGACTACCCGTTCTACGTGACGGCCCACGAGGTGGCGCACCAGTGGTGGGCCCACCAGGTTATCGGGGGCAACGTGCAGGGCAGCACCCTCATGGCCGAAGCCATGGCCGAGTACAGCGCCCTGATGGTGGCCCGCAAGCGCTACGGCGTATCTACCATGGAGCGCTGGATGAAAATCGACATGAACCGCTACCTGGGCGGCCGGGCCGTTGAGCGCAAGAAGGAAGTGCCGCTGGCGCTGGTCGAAAACCAGACTTACATCCACTACGGCAAGGGCTCCGTGACCATGTACGCCCTGCAGGACTACCTCGGCGAAGCCAAGCTGAACGGCGCCCTGAAGCAGTACGTGCAGGCCGTGGCCTACCAGCAGCCGCCTTACACCAACTCGCCGGAGTTCGTCGGCTACCTGCGCCGCGCCGCCCCCGACTCGCTGCAGAACCTGCTCACCGACCTGTTCGACCGCATCACGCTCTACGACAACCGCGTAACCGACGCCACCGCCAAAAAGCTCCCCGATGGCCGCTATCAGGTGAACCTGACGGTGCAAAGCGCCAAGCTCTACGCCGACAGCCTCGGCAACCAGCGCCCCGCTCCCCTGCGCGACTACCTGCCCGTGGCCGTCTTCCCCGAGCCCGGCAAGGATAAAAAGCCCGCCGCGCCGCTGGTGCTGGAAAAGCGCCGCTTCGTGGCCGGCCGCAACCAGCTGCAGTTCATCGTGAATAAAAAGCCCGCCTCCGTCGCCCTCGACCCCTACCACGAGCTGGTGGACCGGGACCTGGAGGACAACAAGAAGGACGTGAAGCTGTAG
- a CDS encoding ABC transporter ATP-binding protein: MALTISNLTKTYPNGTQALKGVTLTIPNGMFGLLGPNGAGKSSLMRTIATLQDADTGSIWLDDIDVLRDKEAVRRVLGYLPQEFGVYPRVSAEELLDHFAVLKGIGNSKERKETVAALLQQTNLYEVRKKHVGGYSGGMKQRFGIAQALLGNPRLIIVDEPTAGLDPAERNRFHNLLSEIGENRVVILSTHIVSDVSDLCRSMAIINKGEVLLTGDPLSVMNELKGKVWKKLVEKAELPALQAAHTVISSRLFAGKTVVHVLADSAPDSGFEAVQPDLEDVYFAEIKNSELKVALQ; the protein is encoded by the coding sequence ATGGCGCTTACCATCAGCAACCTCACCAAAACCTACCCCAACGGCACGCAGGCGCTCAAGGGCGTCACGCTCACCATTCCCAACGGCATGTTTGGGCTGCTGGGCCCGAACGGCGCCGGCAAGTCCAGTTTGATGCGCACCATTGCCACGCTGCAGGACGCCGACACCGGCAGCATCTGGCTCGACGACATTGATGTGCTGCGCGACAAGGAGGCCGTGCGCCGCGTGCTGGGCTACCTGCCGCAGGAGTTCGGGGTGTACCCGCGCGTGTCGGCCGAGGAGCTGCTCGACCATTTCGCGGTGCTCAAGGGCATCGGCAACAGCAAGGAGCGCAAGGAAACGGTGGCGGCGCTGCTGCAGCAAACCAACCTCTACGAGGTGCGCAAAAAGCACGTGGGCGGCTACTCCGGCGGCATGAAGCAGCGCTTCGGCATTGCGCAGGCCCTGCTCGGCAACCCGCGCCTCATCATCGTGGATGAGCCCACCGCCGGCCTCGACCCGGCCGAGCGCAACCGCTTCCACAACCTGCTGTCGGAAATCGGCGAAAACCGCGTCGTGATTCTGAGCACGCACATCGTGTCAGACGTGAGCGACCTGTGCCGCAGCATGGCCATCATCAACAAGGGCGAAGTGCTGCTCACCGGCGACCCGCTTTCGGTGATGAATGAGCTAAAAGGCAAGGTCTGGAAGAAGCTGGTGGAGAAAGCCGAGCTGCCCGCCCTGCAGGCCGCCCACACCGTCATCAGCTCGCGCCTGTTCGCGGGCAAAACCGTGGTGCACGTACTGGCCGATTCGGCCCCGGACAGCGGGTTCGAGGCCGTGCAGCCCGACCTGGAAGACGTGTATTTTGCGGAAATCAAGAATTCAGAATTGAAAGTGGCTTTGCAGTAG
- a CDS encoding sensor histidine kinase produces the protein MTLSVFVRSRALRHGLVWVLVLALIGLLALLEPAGAPEKLRRMAVLLPVAALVIYAHFWLLTRLLEQRRYGRYVLATSALMLSGAALLVLLNQLAHVVQTRPGGHTTFAYLLGLAAGNLVLATVLATLPHYVRRGVLSHYRMQELHARQLETELSLLKAQVNQHFLFNTLNNLYGLSLAAPDQMPEALLQLAGLMRYQLDSSRQHLVTVGTEAEYLANYIGLEKLRLRANSHVEFTVDLPHPDQPLAPLLLLPLVENCFKHAIGPSGDNTIRITLSQTPTGLTLRTENSIPPHFKPTPSGLGLPNLRARLAQFYPGPRHQLTLNATATHYTAELRLQL, from the coding sequence ATGACACTTTCTGTTTTTGTCCGCTCGCGGGCCCTGCGGCACGGGCTGGTCTGGGTGCTGGTGCTGGCGCTGATTGGGCTGCTGGCCCTTCTGGAGCCGGCCGGCGCGCCCGAAAAGCTACGGCGCATGGCCGTGCTGCTGCCCGTAGCGGCTTTGGTGATTTATGCTCATTTCTGGTTGCTGACGCGCCTGCTGGAGCAGCGCCGCTACGGCCGCTATGTCTTGGCGACTAGTGCGCTGATGCTGAGCGGAGCCGCGCTGCTGGTGCTGCTCAACCAGCTGGCGCACGTGGTGCAGACGCGGCCCGGCGGCCACACCACTTTCGCGTATCTGCTGGGGCTGGCCGCGGGCAATTTGGTGCTGGCGACGGTGCTGGCCACGCTGCCGCACTACGTGCGGCGCGGCGTGCTGAGCCACTACCGGATGCAGGAGCTGCACGCCCGGCAGCTGGAAACCGAGCTGAGCTTGCTGAAAGCCCAGGTCAACCAGCACTTCCTGTTCAACACCCTCAACAACCTCTACGGCCTCAGCCTGGCCGCCCCCGACCAGATGCCGGAGGCCCTGCTGCAGCTGGCTGGCCTCATGCGCTACCAGCTCGACAGCTCCCGTCAGCACCTCGTGACCGTGGGCACCGAGGCCGAGTACCTGGCCAACTACATCGGGCTGGAAAAGCTGCGGCTGCGGGCCAATTCGCACGTTGAATTCACGGTGGACCTGCCGCACCCCGACCAGCCGCTGGCGCCGCTGCTGCTGCTACCGCTCGTAGAAAACTGCTTCAAGCACGCCATTGGCCCCAGCGGCGACAACACCATCCGTATCACGCTTAGCCAGACGCCCACCGGCCTCACCCTGCGCACCGAGAATAGCATTCCGCCCCACTTCAAGCCCACGCCCTCGGGCCTGGGGCTCCCGAACCTGCGGGCCCGGCTGGCGCAGTTCTACCCCGGCCCGCGCCACCAGCTCACCCTCAACGCCACCGCCACCCACTACACCGCCGAACTGAGGCTGCAGCTGTGA
- a CDS encoding LytR/AlgR family response regulator transcription factor, with protein MNAAAPLRCLLVDDEPLAHTVLHAYLDRLPGLATWAGSCYGAVEALTLLRTTPVDVLFLDVDMPELTGLELLRALPQPPQVVLCTAHATHALEAFDLGVVDYLLKPIRFERFVKTVTRLHTLLAERTPPTSAPATPVPTSAAASPASDSVFLKTDAGTERVRFAELLYVEGYGNFVKCHTAAGRTLLTAETMKQMESSLPATQFLRVHKSYLVNMTCVERLSGNCLYVGGREVPVGSTFRPDVLRRLQPQRQ; from the coding sequence ATGAATGCCGCTGCCCCGCTGCGTTGCCTGCTCGTCGATGATGAGCCTTTGGCCCACACCGTGCTGCACGCCTACCTCGACCGGCTGCCCGGGCTGGCCACCTGGGCCGGCAGCTGCTACGGCGCCGTGGAGGCCCTGACGCTGCTGCGCACCACGCCCGTCGATGTGCTGTTTCTGGACGTGGACATGCCCGAGCTGACCGGCCTGGAGCTGCTGCGCGCCCTGCCGCAGCCGCCGCAGGTGGTGCTGTGCACTGCCCACGCCACGCACGCGCTGGAAGCCTTCGACCTGGGCGTGGTGGACTACCTGCTGAAGCCCATCCGGTTTGAGCGGTTCGTGAAGACCGTGACGCGGCTGCACACACTACTGGCCGAACGCACGCCGCCGACATCCGCTCCGGCAACTCCGGTGCCCACGTCTGCCGCGGCCTCACCGGCTTCCGACTCGGTGTTCCTGAAAACGGATGCTGGCACCGAGCGAGTCCGGTTTGCGGAGCTGCTCTATGTGGAAGGCTACGGCAACTTCGTGAAGTGCCACACGGCCGCGGGCCGCACGCTGCTCACGGCCGAAACCATGAAGCAGATGGAAAGCAGCCTGCCCGCCACCCAGTTTCTGCGCGTGCACAAGTCGTACCTAGTGAACATGACGTGTGTGGAGCGCCTGAGCGGCAACTGCCTGTACGTGGGCGGCCGCGAGGTGCCGGTGGGCAGCACGTTCCGCCCCGACGTGCTGCGCCGCCTGCAGCCGCAGCGGCAGTAG